The following coding sequences are from one Ramlibacter henchirensis window:
- a CDS encoding glutathione S-transferase N-terminal domain-containing protein, with translation MKLIGAVTSPYVRKVRVVMAEKKLDYQFVQEDVWATETTISESNPLGKVPCLVMEGGEALFDSRVIVEYLDTLSPVGKLIPVMGRERAEVKTWEALADGVLDAAILARLENHWAGRSKAQRCQPWIDRQLAKVQASLKSMSQGLGEKPFCTGIHLSLADIAVGCALGYLEFRFPEIDWRTPYPNLDKLYAKLMQRSSFQDSRPA, from the coding sequence ATGAAACTGATCGGAGCGGTGACCAGCCCTTACGTGCGCAAGGTGCGTGTCGTGATGGCCGAGAAGAAGCTGGACTATCAGTTCGTGCAGGAGGACGTGTGGGCGACCGAGACCACGATCTCCGAATCCAATCCCCTGGGCAAGGTGCCTTGCCTGGTGATGGAAGGCGGCGAGGCGCTGTTCGATTCGCGCGTGATCGTCGAATACCTGGACACGCTGTCTCCGGTGGGCAAGCTGATTCCCGTGATGGGACGTGAACGCGCGGAGGTCAAGACCTGGGAAGCGCTGGCCGATGGCGTACTCGATGCGGCCATCCTCGCGCGCCTGGAGAACCACTGGGCCGGGCGCAGCAAGGCGCAGCGTTGCCAGCCCTGGATCGACCGTCAGCTGGCCAAGGTGCAGGCCAGCCTCAAGTCAATGAGCCAGGGCCTGGGCGAGAAGCCGTTCTGCACGGGGATCCATCTGAGCCTGGCCGACATCGCCGTGGGCTGCGCCCTCGGCTACCTCGAGTTCCGCTTCCCGGAAATCGACTGGCGCACCCCTTATCCCAACCTGGACAAGCTGTACGCCAAGCTGATGCAGCGTTCGAGCTTCCAGGACTCCCGGCCGGCCTGA
- a CDS encoding glutathione peroxidase: protein MLRVFVLCLAFAASAVPLPSSAQAAGSGGPGCPALLNQQFPRLQDEKQQSLCQYAGKVLLVVNTASYCGFTPQYKGLEELYSRFRDRGLVVLGFPSNDFAQERGSNQEIAEFCQNTFGVKFPMFAKTSVRGGDANPLFRELAARTGQAPRWNFHKYLIARDGSVVAQYSSMTTPQDKALLGQIEKLLGSP from the coding sequence ATGCTTCGCGTCTTTGTCCTCTGCCTCGCCTTCGCCGCATCGGCGGTGCCGCTGCCGTCCTCGGCCCAAGCCGCCGGGTCAGGCGGACCCGGCTGCCCCGCGCTGCTGAACCAGCAGTTCCCGCGGCTGCAGGACGAAAAGCAACAGTCCTTGTGTCAATACGCGGGGAAAGTGCTGCTGGTCGTGAACACCGCCAGCTACTGCGGCTTCACGCCGCAGTACAAGGGACTCGAAGAGTTGTACTCACGCTTTCGCGACCGCGGGCTCGTCGTGCTCGGCTTTCCTTCGAACGACTTCGCGCAGGAGCGGGGCAGCAACCAGGAAATTGCCGAGTTCTGCCAGAACACCTTCGGCGTGAAGTTCCCGATGTTCGCCAAGACCAGCGTACGGGGAGGAGACGCGAACCCGCTGTTCCGGGAACTGGCCGCGCGCACGGGCCAGGCGCCGCGCTGGAACTTCCACAAGTACCTCATCGCTCGCGACGGCAGCGTCGTGGCCCAATACTCGAGCATGACGACCCCACAGGACAAGGCGCTGCTCGGGCAGATCGAGAAACTGCTCGGCAGTCCCTGA
- a CDS encoding ferritin-like domain-containing protein, with translation MLYPELFKQLESVRWDMDKDIPWDKFDASKLSDEQAQTIKMNAITEWAALPATEMFLRDNRNDSDFSAFMSIWFFEEQKHSLVLMEYLKRFRPDLVPTEEELHEVRFEFEPAPALETLMLHFCGEIRLNHWYRRASEWHTEPVIKHIYQTLSQDEARHGGAYLRYMKRAINNFGVEAKAAFAKVGVLMASARRTAQALHPTNLHVNKALFPRDTIQSRLPNPEWLEHWLDKQIDFDAVWESKVVERILHNLSLLMNRSFKSVQELNRYRKELTASVTQGSTPTPSAA, from the coding sequence ATGCTCTACCCCGAACTGTTCAAGCAACTCGAGTCCGTCCGCTGGGACATGGACAAGGACATCCCTTGGGACAAGTTCGACGCGAGCAAGCTGTCGGACGAGCAGGCCCAGACCATCAAGATGAACGCGATCACGGAGTGGGCGGCGCTGCCCGCCACCGAGATGTTCCTGCGCGACAACCGAAACGACAGCGACTTCTCCGCGTTCATGTCGATCTGGTTCTTCGAGGAGCAGAAGCATTCGCTGGTGCTCATGGAATACCTCAAGCGTTTCCGTCCCGACCTGGTGCCCACCGAGGAGGAGCTGCACGAAGTGCGCTTCGAATTCGAACCGGCGCCGGCGCTGGAGACGCTGATGCTGCACTTCTGCGGCGAGATCCGCCTGAACCACTGGTACCGCCGCGCCTCCGAGTGGCACACGGAGCCGGTGATCAAGCACATCTACCAGACGCTGAGCCAGGACGAGGCGCGCCACGGCGGCGCCTACCTGCGCTACATGAAGCGGGCCATCAACAACTTCGGCGTCGAAGCCAAGGCCGCGTTCGCCAAGGTCGGCGTGCTGATGGCCAGCGCGCGCCGCACCGCGCAGGCTCTGCATCCCACCAACCTGCACGTCAACAAGGCCCTGTTCCCGCGCGACACGATCCAGAGCCGCCTGCCCAACCCCGAGTGGCTGGAGCACTGGCTGGACAAGCAGATCGACTTCGACGCGGTGTGGGAGAGCAAGGTGGTCGAGCGCATCCTGCACAACCTCAGCCTGCTGATGAACCGCAGTTTCAAGAGCGTGCAGGAGCTCAATCGCTACCGCAAGGAGCTGACCGCGTCGGTCACCCAGGGCAGCACGCCCACGCCCAGCGCGGCCTGA
- the rfaE2 gene encoding D-glycero-beta-D-manno-heptose 1-phosphate adenylyltransferase, with translation MAAPAAPPGFLRKIVERKSAPQALAALAQPVVFTNGVFDVLHRGHVTYLAQARALGASLVVALNTDASARRLGKGPDRPLNNEQDRAVMMAALGCVDLVTWFDEDTPVQLLSELRPAIYVKGGDYDVARLPETAVVQGWGGRAVALPFVDGYSTTALVKKIRG, from the coding sequence ATGGCGGCTCCCGCGGCGCCGCCGGGCTTCCTGCGCAAGATCGTCGAGCGCAAGAGCGCGCCGCAAGCGCTGGCGGCGCTGGCGCAACCGGTCGTCTTCACCAACGGCGTGTTCGACGTGCTGCATCGCGGCCACGTCACGTACCTCGCGCAGGCGCGGGCGCTGGGCGCCAGCCTCGTCGTCGCGCTCAACACCGATGCCTCGGCGCGCCGCCTCGGCAAGGGTCCCGACCGTCCCCTGAACAACGAGCAGGACCGCGCGGTGATGATGGCCGCGCTCGGCTGCGTCGACCTGGTCACGTGGTTCGACGAGGACACGCCGGTGCAACTGCTGTCGGAACTGCGTCCGGCCATCTACGTCAAGGGCGGCGACTACGACGTTGCCAGGCTGCCCGAAACGGCCGTGGTGCAGGGCTGGGGCGGCCGCGCGGTCGCCCTGCCATTCGTGGACGGGTATTCGACGACGGCGCTGGTGAAGAAGATCCGGGGCTGA
- a CDS encoding efflux RND transporter permease subunit: protein MNVSSWSIRNPIPAVMLFVLLTFGGMLGFNAMKVQNFPDIDLPTVTISASLPGASPSQLETDVARKLENSIATVQGVKHIMTKVQDGGVTLTVEFRLEKPVQEAVDDVRSAVSRVRADLPADLRDPIVAKLDLAGQPVLAYTIASSRLDDEALSWFVDNEVSRKLLAVKGVGAVNRVGGVTREIRVAIDAQKLQALGATAADVSRQLRQVQTESAGGRLDLGNGEQPVRTLATVKTAREIGEIDVSLASGRSIKLRDVATVSDTTAEPRAAALLDGKPVVGFEVSRSRGESEVEVGGGIRAALEELKAAHPHIQLTQAFDFVTPVQEEYDGSLHLLYEGALLAVLVVWLFLRDWRATFVSAVALPMSVIPAFLGMYLLGFSINVVTLLALSLVVGILVDDAIVEVENIVRHLGMGKTPYQAAMEAADEIGLAVIATTFTLIAVFLPTAFMSGIAGKFFKQFGWTAALAVFASLVVARVLTPMMAAYLLKPVKGGHKDPAWMRIYLRCVQWSLRHRIATVLMSAAFFAGSLALIPLLPTGFIPPDDNSQTQVYLELPPGSTLEQTRNAAEQARQLVSKVNHVRSVYTTIGGGAAGTDPFAGSGQAEVRKATLTILLTDRGERPRKQPIENQIRTALQDLPGVRSKVGLGGSGEKYILVLTGEDPQALQAAALAVEKDLRTIPGLGSIASTASLVRPEIAVRPDFTRAADLGVTSAAIGETLRIATVGDYDVSLPKLNLSQRQVPIVVRLQDEARQDLSALERLTVPGARGPVMLGQVATLELTGGPAVIDRYDRSRNINFEVELSGLPLGDVAAQVQELPSIRNLPAGVRQVTIGDAEVMGELFASFGLAMLTGVLCIYIVLVLLFKDFLHPVTILAALPLSLGGAFVGLLIAQKSFSMPSLIGLIMLMGIATKNSILLVEYAIVARQNGMSRLDALIDACHKRARPIVMTTIAMGAGMLPIAIGLGAADASFRSPMSIAVIGGLITSTVLSLLVIPVVFTVVDDVEGLFRRIGRKLRRHPPLAKPATEAGTPH from the coding sequence ATGAACGTCTCCTCCTGGTCGATCCGCAACCCGATCCCCGCAGTGATGCTGTTCGTGCTGCTCACGTTCGGCGGAATGCTCGGGTTCAACGCGATGAAGGTCCAGAACTTCCCCGACATCGACCTGCCCACCGTCACCATCAGCGCCTCGCTGCCCGGCGCATCGCCCTCGCAGCTGGAAACCGACGTCGCGCGCAAGCTCGAGAACTCGATCGCCACCGTGCAGGGCGTCAAGCACATCATGACGAAGGTGCAGGACGGCGGCGTGACGCTCACCGTGGAGTTCCGGCTGGAAAAGCCGGTGCAGGAAGCGGTCGACGACGTGCGCTCCGCCGTCTCGCGCGTGCGCGCCGACCTGCCCGCGGACCTGCGCGATCCGATCGTCGCCAAACTCGATCTGGCCGGCCAGCCGGTGCTGGCCTACACCATCGCTTCGTCTCGCCTCGATGACGAGGCGCTGTCCTGGTTCGTCGACAACGAGGTCTCGCGCAAGCTGCTGGCCGTCAAGGGCGTGGGCGCGGTCAACCGCGTGGGCGGCGTGACGCGCGAGATCCGCGTGGCGATCGACGCACAGAAATTGCAGGCACTGGGCGCCACGGCTGCCGACGTGTCGCGCCAGTTGCGCCAGGTGCAGACCGAAAGCGCCGGCGGCCGCCTCGACCTGGGCAACGGCGAGCAGCCGGTGCGCACGCTGGCCACCGTCAAGACGGCGCGCGAGATCGGCGAGATCGATGTTTCGCTGGCGAGCGGGCGCAGCATCAAGCTGCGCGACGTGGCGACCGTCAGCGACACGACCGCCGAGCCGCGCGCGGCCGCGTTGCTGGACGGCAAGCCGGTGGTCGGCTTCGAGGTTTCGCGCAGCCGCGGCGAGAGCGAGGTCGAGGTGGGCGGCGGCATCCGTGCGGCGCTGGAGGAACTCAAGGCCGCGCACCCGCACATCCAGCTCACGCAGGCTTTCGACTTCGTGACGCCGGTGCAGGAAGAGTACGACGGCTCGCTGCACCTGCTGTACGAGGGCGCGCTGCTCGCGGTGCTGGTGGTGTGGCTGTTCCTGCGCGACTGGCGCGCCACGTTCGTGTCGGCCGTGGCGCTGCCGATGTCGGTGATCCCGGCCTTCCTCGGCATGTACCTGCTGGGCTTCTCGATCAACGTGGTCACGCTGCTGGCGCTGTCGCTGGTGGTCGGCATCCTGGTCGACGACGCCATCGTGGAGGTCGAGAACATCGTGCGCCACCTGGGCATGGGCAAGACGCCTTACCAGGCGGCGATGGAAGCGGCCGACGAGATCGGGCTGGCCGTGATCGCCACCACCTTCACGCTGATCGCGGTGTTCCTGCCGACGGCCTTCATGAGCGGCATCGCGGGCAAGTTCTTCAAGCAGTTCGGCTGGACGGCGGCGCTGGCGGTGTTCGCGTCGCTGGTCGTGGCGCGCGTGCTCACGCCGATGATGGCGGCCTACCTTCTCAAGCCCGTCAAGGGCGGTCACAAGGATCCGGCGTGGATGCGCATCTACCTGCGCTGCGTGCAGTGGAGCCTGCGCCATCGCATCGCCACCGTGCTGATGTCGGCCGCGTTCTTCGCCGGCTCGCTGGCGCTGATCCCGCTGCTGCCCACCGGCTTCATCCCGCCGGACGACAACTCGCAGACCCAGGTGTACCTGGAGCTGCCGCCCGGCTCGACGCTGGAGCAGACGCGCAATGCCGCGGAACAGGCGCGCCAGCTCGTGTCGAAGGTGAACCACGTGCGCAGCGTCTACACCACCATCGGCGGCGGCGCGGCGGGCACCGATCCCTTCGCCGGCAGCGGTCAGGCCGAGGTGCGCAAGGCGACGCTCACCATCCTGCTCACCGACCGCGGCGAGCGGCCGCGCAAGCAGCCGATCGAGAACCAGATCCGCACCGCGCTGCAGGACTTGCCCGGCGTGCGCAGCAAGGTCGGCCTGGGCGGCTCCGGCGAGAAGTACATCCTGGTGCTCACCGGCGAGGACCCGCAGGCGCTGCAGGCCGCGGCGCTGGCGGTGGAGAAGGACCTGCGCACCATCCCCGGCCTCGGCAGCATCGCATCGACCGCCAGCCTGGTTCGGCCGGAGATTGCCGTGCGGCCCGACTTCACGCGCGCCGCCGACCTGGGCGTGACCAGCGCCGCCATCGGCGAGACGCTGCGCATCGCCACCGTCGGCGACTATGACGTGTCGCTGCCGAAACTGAATCTGTCGCAGCGGCAGGTGCCCATCGTGGTGCGGCTGCAGGACGAGGCGCGCCAGGACCTGTCGGCGCTCGAACGCCTCACGGTGCCGGGCGCGCGCGGGCCGGTCATGCTGGGGCAGGTGGCGACGCTGGAGCTGACCGGCGGGCCGGCGGTGATCGACCGCTACGACCGCTCGCGCAACATCAACTTCGAGGTGGAGCTGTCCGGGCTGCCGCTGGGCGACGTGGCGGCGCAGGTGCAGGAACTGCCCTCGATCCGCAACCTGCCGGCCGGCGTGCGGCAGGTCACCATCGGCGATGCCGAGGTGATGGGCGAGCTGTTCGCGAGCTTCGGGCTGGCGATGCTCACCGGCGTGCTGTGCATCTACATCGTGCTGGTGCTGCTGTTCAAGGATTTCCTCCATCCGGTGACCATCCTGGCCGCGCTGCCGCTGTCGCTGGGCGGCGCCTTCGTCGGCCTCCTGATCGCGCAGAAGAGTTTCTCGATGCCTTCGCTGATCGGTCTGATCATGCTGATGGGGATCGCGACCAAGAACTCGATCCTGCTGGTGGAGTACGCCATCGTCGCGCGACAGAACGGCATGAGCCGGCTGGATGCCCTGATCGACGCCTGCCACAAGCGCGCGCGGCCGATCGTGATGACGACCATCGCGATGGGCGCGGGCATGCTGCCGATCGCGATTGGCCTCGGCGCGGCCGACGCGAGCTTCAGATCCCCGATGTCGATCGCCGTGATTGGCGGGCTGATCACGTCGACGGTCTTGAGCCTGCTGGTGATCCCGGTGGTGTTCACCGTGGTCGACGACGTGGAGGGGCTGTTCAGGCGCATCGGGCGGAAGCTGCGGCGGCATCCGCCGCTGGCGAAGCCGGCGACCGAAGCCGGCACGCCGCACTGA
- a CDS encoding efflux RND transporter periplasmic adaptor subunit, with protein sequence MKKIGTIPVRTLLAAAAVVALIVAGVIATTSGSSAAEEKPAATAKPSLTVSAAVPRRVEMPITLAANGNIAAWQEASVGAESPGQRLTEVRVNVGDRVRKGQVLAVFATDTLRAEAAQARAALAEAEAAAAEAAANAERARGLQTTGALSAAQINQYLTAEKTAQARVQAARASFEAQQVRVNQTQVLAPDDGIISMRTATVGAVVGSGTELFRLIRQGRLEWRAEVTSTELGRVKPGTRAMVTAASGAQLEGRVRMIGPTVDPQTRSALVYVDLSPLPGPSNGSARAGMFARGEFELGASAALTVPQQAVVLREGFSYVMRLNPDNRVTQVKVQTGRLVNGQVEIISGLQPDARIVASGGSFLNDGDLVRVVEAAAQTAARPASAAAAAR encoded by the coding sequence ATGAAGAAGATCGGAACAATTCCCGTGCGCACGCTGCTCGCCGCGGCCGCCGTCGTGGCGTTGATCGTCGCCGGCGTGATCGCCACCACGAGCGGCTCGAGCGCGGCCGAAGAAAAGCCTGCCGCCACCGCCAAGCCGTCGCTGACTGTGTCGGCGGCCGTGCCGCGTCGCGTCGAAATGCCGATCACGCTGGCCGCCAACGGCAACATCGCCGCCTGGCAGGAAGCCAGCGTCGGCGCCGAGTCGCCGGGGCAGCGCCTGACCGAGGTGCGCGTGAACGTGGGCGACCGCGTGCGCAAGGGCCAGGTGCTGGCCGTCTTCGCAACCGACACGCTGCGGGCCGAAGCGGCGCAGGCGCGTGCCGCGCTGGCCGAGGCCGAAGCGGCCGCGGCGGAAGCGGCGGCGAACGCCGAGCGTGCGCGCGGCTTGCAGACCACCGGCGCGCTCAGCGCCGCGCAGATCAACCAGTACCTCACGGCGGAGAAGACGGCGCAGGCCCGCGTTCAGGCCGCGCGCGCCAGCTTCGAGGCGCAGCAGGTGCGCGTGAACCAGACGCAAGTGCTGGCGCCCGACGACGGGATCATCTCGATGCGCACGGCGACGGTCGGCGCCGTCGTCGGCAGCGGCACCGAGCTGTTCCGCCTGATCCGCCAGGGCCGGCTGGAGTGGCGTGCGGAAGTGACGTCCACCGAACTGGGGCGGGTCAAACCCGGCACGCGCGCGATGGTCACCGCTGCAAGCGGAGCGCAACTCGAAGGCAGGGTGCGCATGATCGGCCCGACCGTCGATCCGCAGACGCGCTCGGCGCTGGTCTATGTCGACCTGTCGCCGCTGCCGGGACCCTCGAACGGCAGCGCACGCGCAGGCATGTTCGCGCGCGGCGAGTTCGAGCTGGGCGCGAGCGCGGCCTTGACGGTGCCGCAGCAGGCCGTGGTGCTGCGCGAGGGCTTCAGCTACGTGATGCGCCTCAACCCGGACAACCGCGTGACCCAGGTAAAGGTGCAGACCGGCCGCCTGGTGAACGGCCAGGTGGAGATCATCTCGGGACTGCAGCCCGACGCCAGGATCGTGGCCTCGGGCGGCAGCTTCCTGAACGACGGCGACCTGGTCCGCGTGGTCGAGGCCGCGGCGCAGACCGCCGCGCGTCCGGCGTCGGCCGCGGCGGCGGCCCGCTGA
- a CDS encoding efflux transporter outer membrane subunit, with the protein MTNRLRMPAVLALALILAGCAVTRPPSQVEAPMPPQFYAPLPHGGQLADMSRWWDQLQDPVLVSLIDAAQAASPTIAAAATRIETARATRVAASAALLPNLDATASANRGFTQPPIPLATTVQAGLQTQWEIDLFGGNRATADAAQARLQGAQAGWHDARVSVAAETANNYIALRTCRRLLAVTENDARSRAETSRLNQLSAEAGFTAPATAALSRASAAEGSARLTQQRAQCEIDLKTLAALTAVPEPALRERLETSWNEPGPAPLFGVTEVPAQVLAQRPDVFQAEREVAATSADVGAAQAQRYPRVSLTGSVAAGMVRLGGEWTDAQTWSLGPLAVTLPLFDAGRRAANADASRARYDEAVVAYRARLRQAVSEVEQALVNLDSARRRDEDARTAAEGYRASFAATEARFRGGLGSLFELEDARRTLLAAETALVTLQRERAAAWVALYRATGGGWRRDEAPAGAAR; encoded by the coding sequence ATGACCAACCGGCTTCGCATGCCTGCCGTGCTCGCCCTCGCCCTGATTCTGGCGGGCTGCGCTGTGACGCGGCCGCCATCGCAGGTCGAGGCCCCGATGCCGCCCCAGTTCTACGCGCCGCTGCCGCATGGCGGCCAACTGGCCGACATGAGCCGCTGGTGGGATCAGCTCCAGGACCCGGTGCTGGTTTCGCTGATCGACGCCGCGCAGGCCGCGAGCCCCACCATCGCCGCCGCGGCGACGCGCATCGAAACAGCGCGCGCCACGCGCGTGGCCGCCAGCGCGGCGCTGCTGCCCAATCTGGATGCGACCGCATCGGCCAACCGCGGCTTCACCCAGCCGCCGATCCCGCTGGCCACCACCGTGCAAGCGGGCCTGCAAACACAGTGGGAGATCGACCTGTTCGGCGGCAACCGCGCCACGGCCGACGCCGCGCAGGCGCGGCTGCAGGGCGCGCAGGCGGGCTGGCACGACGCACGCGTGTCGGTGGCGGCCGAGACTGCCAACAACTACATCGCGCTGCGCACTTGCCGGCGCCTGCTGGCGGTGACGGAGAACGATGCGCGCTCGCGCGCCGAAACCTCGCGGCTGAACCAGCTCAGCGCCGAAGCCGGCTTCACCGCGCCGGCCACCGCTGCACTGTCGCGGGCCAGCGCGGCCGAAGGCTCGGCGCGCCTGACGCAGCAGCGCGCGCAATGCGAGATCGATCTCAAGACGCTGGCGGCGCTCACCGCCGTGCCGGAACCCGCTTTGCGCGAGCGCCTCGAGACGTCCTGGAATGAGCCGGGGCCTGCGCCCCTGTTCGGCGTGACCGAAGTGCCCGCGCAGGTCCTCGCCCAGCGGCCCGACGTATTCCAGGCCGAGCGCGAAGTGGCGGCCACCAGCGCCGACGTCGGCGCCGCGCAGGCGCAGCGCTACCCGCGCGTGTCGCTCACCGGCTCGGTGGCGGCCGGCATGGTGCGGCTGGGCGGCGAGTGGACCGACGCGCAGACCTGGTCTCTCGGGCCGCTGGCGGTGACGCTGCCGCTGTTCGACGCGGGCCGGCGCGCCGCGAATGCGGACGCCTCGCGCGCCCGCTACGACGAGGCCGTAGTCGCCTACCGCGCCCGGCTGCGGCAGGCCGTGAGCGAAGTGGAGCAGGCGCTGGTCAACCTGGACAGCGCGCGCCGCCGCGACGAGGACGCGCGGACCGCGGCCGAGGGCTATCGCGCTTCGTTCGCCGCCACCGAGGCGCGCTTCCGCGGCGGGCTGGGCAGCCTGTTCGAACTGGAAGATGCGCGCCGCACGCTGCTGGCGGCGGAGACTGCGCTGGTGACGCTGCAGCGCGAACGCGCCGCCGCCTGGGTGGCGCTGTACCGGGCCACGGGCGGCGGCTGGCGCCGCGACGAGGCCCCTGCGGGCGCGGCCCGCTGA
- a CDS encoding CerR family C-terminal domain-containing protein, giving the protein MPATASRTRPLRQPPAPAVPKGAAGEQARERLLLAALRLFADQGFARTSTREIAQAAGANVAAIRYYFGDKEGLYRAAYTEPMHRTRNDLSVYEQPGLDMHAAFVLFIGSFLEPMKLGDELLDQSMRLRYREMLEPSALWQEEVEQGIRPAHQALVRLLCRHLGLQHEDDEVHRLAFAIVALPMHLYVCRDLVERFRPALLDGEDAVQAATERLADYALGMVDAEARRRAALKKRRTQE; this is encoded by the coding sequence ATGCCCGCGACCGCCTCCCGTACCCGTCCGCTGCGCCAGCCGCCCGCGCCTGCCGTGCCCAAGGGCGCGGCCGGGGAGCAGGCCCGCGAACGTCTGCTCCTTGCCGCCCTTCGTCTATTTGCGGACCAGGGCTTCGCCCGCACCTCGACGCGCGAGATCGCGCAGGCCGCCGGCGCGAACGTCGCCGCCATCCGCTACTACTTCGGCGACAAGGAAGGGCTGTACCGGGCGGCCTACACCGAGCCGATGCACAGGACGCGCAACGACCTCTCGGTCTACGAGCAACCCGGCCTCGACATGCACGCCGCATTCGTCCTGTTCATCGGCAGCTTCCTGGAGCCGATGAAGCTGGGCGACGAGCTGCTGGACCAGTCGATGCGGCTTCGCTACCGCGAGATGCTGGAGCCGAGCGCGCTCTGGCAGGAGGAAGTGGAGCAGGGCATCCGACCGGCGCATCAGGCTCTCGTGCGCCTGCTGTGCCGCCACCTCGGCCTGCAGCACGAGGACGACGAGGTGCACCGGCTCGCCTTTGCGATCGTCGCGCTGCCGATGCACCTGTATGTCTGCCGCGACCTGGTCGAGCGTTTCCGGCCCGCACTGCTGGATGGCGAGGACGCGGTGCAGGCCGCGACCGAACGGCTGGCCGATTACGCGCTCGGCATGGTCGACGCCGAGGCGCGCCGCCGCGCGGCGCTGAAAAAAAGGAGAACGCAGGAATGA